GGGGCGCGTCCCGGCCGGGGCATCCCAGCCTCGCCGGCGTTTGAGGCGCGGGGTTCGGGGCGGAGCCCTGAGAGGCGACGCCGCCACCCTCAGCCCCGCCCTGAGAGGCGGCGCCGCCACCCTCAGCCTCGCCGGCGTTTGAGGCGCGGGGTTCGGGGCGGAGCCCTGAGAGGCGGCGCCGCAGGTCGCCCACTGGGGCTCCGCCCCAGACCCTGCGCCTCAAACGCCGGCGAGGCTGGATTTGCCGCACCAGCGGCCCAGCGCGCAGCCCGCGCCTCAAACGCCGGCGAGGCTGAAATGGCCCCCGGGCACGGCTGGGTTTGCTCGCCCCAAGGGACAGGGGCGCAGCCCGGGGAACGGCCCGGCCGGGTGGGGCAGTCGGCGAAGGCCCCGGCCAGGTGGGCCAGTGGGTGCAGGGGCGGGCGCAAGGGCGGCCCGGGTCAGTACCCGAAGGCGCGGGCCGTGTTCGTTGCCAGGGCCTTGGCCATGGTGTCCTCGTCGATGCCACGGGCGGCGGCCATCGCGCGGACGGTGAGCGGGATCAGGTACGGCGCGTTGGGCCGTCCGCGGTACGGCGCGGGGGTCAGGTACGGCGCGTCCGTCTCGACGAGCAGCAGCTCGGCCGGGGCCACCGCCACCGCCTCGCGCAGCGCCGCCGCGTTCTTGAAGGTGACCGTCCCGGCGAAGGACATGAAGTACCCGGCGGCCGCGCACTCGCGCGCCATCTCGGCGTCGCCGGAGTAGCAGTGGAAGACGGTCCGCTCGGGCGCGCCCTCCTCGCGCAGCACGCGCAGGACGTCGGCGTGGGCCTCGCGGTCGTGGATGACCAGGGCCTTGCCCTGGCGCTTGGCGATCTCGATGTGGGCACGGAAGGAACGCTCCTGCGCGGCCATGCCCTCGGGGCCGGTGCGGAAGTAGTCGAGTCCGGTCTCGCCGACCGCCTTCACGTGGTCCAGGGCGGCCAGCGCCTCGATCTCGGCGAGGGCCTCGTCCAGGGCCGCCTCGCCGCCGCCGGGCCGGGCTCCCTGGCGGGACCAGCCGTCGGGGTCTCCGTGCACGATCCGGGGGGCTTCGTTCGGGTGAAGGGCGACGGCCGCGTGGATGTTCTCGTACGCGGCGGCGGTCTCGGCCGCCCAGCGGGATCCCTTCACGTCGCAGCCGACCTGGACGACGGTGGTGACGCCCACCGAGGCGGCCTTGCGCAGGGCCTCCTCGACGGTGCCGCTCTGCATGTCGAGGTGGGTGTGGGAGTCCGCCACCGCCACCCGGAGGGGCTCCGGGAGCGGCGGCGGGGTGTCCCGGTCGGAACGGTCGGAACGGGACGAAGGGCTGGCAGGAGAAGGGCTGGCGGGGCTGGCACTCATACGGTCGATCTTATGACCGGGTGACCGGGTGCCGCCGGGGCCTCAGGCCCCGCGGATCCGCCGCCAGAGCCGTGCCAGCAGGCCCAGCAGGCCCCTGCCCTCGCTCGCGTCCCGCGCCTGCGGGTCGATCGCGACCGGCCCGGGTACGTCGTGTGCGTCGTGCGCCCGGCCCGTCTCGTGCGGCTTCGCCATCCGCGACGCCTTCGGCTCCTTCGGCTCCTTCGGCTCCTTCGCGTGGCGCGGGACGTTGGCCCCGGCAGGGACGGGTCCGGCGATGCCGGGCGCGACCCGGTGGTGGTAGAGCTGGTCGAGCATGCCGAGTACCGAGGAGACCTGCCCCTCCCGCATGATCCGCACGACGTGCCCGCCACAGTTCAGACAGGTGGGGTTGGACAGCGGGGACGGGACCCGTTCGCCACCCTTGACGGTGTACACGATGAACGGATGGCCCTTGCCGTCCACGTGGTGTTCGATCTCGTACGCCTGCTCCCAGCCGTACCCGCACTTCATGCACGCGAAGGAGTAGGCCTCGCGCACGGTCGTCACGGGTGTGGCGGTCGGAGTGGCGGTTCTGGCGGCGGCGACGGTCGGCGGTGCGGGCGCGACCGGCGGGGCCGCGGGAACCGGGGTGTCTGCGATCTCACTCATGCCAGCTCCTCTTGTCCGCTGGTGTTTCATTAGCCAGTGGACGCCTGTTCCGGCGGGAGCGCATCAGGCCCTGTCCAGTGTTGGACGGCCTTTGGGCCAAGCATGCCCAAAGCGCCCTGTGCGCGGTCTGAGCTTTGCTTTTCAGCCTAGCTCTTTACCGACTGACGGCACCTTTTGTGCCGCATTCTTTGCCGCCACCACCGCGTCGAAGACCTCGCGCTTGGGTACGCCGGCCTCGGCGGCGACCGCCGCGATGGCCTCCTTGCGCCGCTCCCCCGCCTCCTCCCTCACCTGCACCCTGCGCACCAGCTCGTCGGCGTCGATGTCGCCCGGCGCCGCGTCCGGCGCGCCTTCGACGACCACCGTGATTTCGCCACGTACGCCCTCGGCGGCCCACTCGGCGAGCGCGGCCAGTCCGCCGCGCTTGACCTCTTCGTAGGTCTTGGTCAGCTCGCGGCAGACGGCGGCCCGGCGGTCGGGGCCGAAGACCTCGGCCATCGCGGCGAGGGTGTCGTCGAGGCGGTGCGGGGCCTCGAAGTAGACGAGGGTGCGGCGCTCGCCCTCGACCTCGCGCAGCCGGCTGAGGCGCTCGCCCGCCTTGCGCGGCAGGAAGCCCTCGAAGCAGAACCGGTCCACGGGCAGCCCGGACATGGCGAGCGCGGTGAGCACGGCGGACGGGCCGGGTACGGCCGTCACCTTGATGTCCTTCTCCACGGCGGCGGCGACCAGCCGGTAGCCGGGGTCGGACACCGAGGGCATGCCCGCGTCGGTGACCAGCAGCACCCGGGACCCGGCGAGCAGCGCCTCGACCAGCTCGGGGGTGCGCGCGGACTCGTTGCCCTCGAAGTACGACAGGACGCGCCCGGTGGTGTGCACGCCGAGGCCCTGGGTGAGGCGGCGCAGCCGCCGGGTGTCCTCGGCGGCGATCACGTCGGCGCGTTCCAGTTCGGTGGCGAGCCGGGGCGGTGCGTCCGCGAGATCCCCGATCGGGGTCCCGGCGAGGACGAGGACACCCGCCGGGTCGGTGGTCGGGTGGGCGGCTTCGGTGGCTCGGGGCTGCGCAGTGGTCACCCGCACATCCTCTCAGCACCACGGCCGCGTCCTCTCGGCGCCGCCGCCCGCCCGGTCCCGGCCGGGCCCGGGCGGGCTTCCCGGCCAGGCCCGGCGGCCCCCGGTGCTGGGGTTCCCACAGGGCTGTTCCCTACGATGACCCGGTGACCAGTACCGCGACGCCGCAACCCAGCCCCGCGGGGGCCCCGCCCGCGCCGCCCGGCGACGGCGAGAACGAGCCGCCGACCTGGCTGCGCCGCCTGCGCGGCTTCGGCTACGCGCCGCCGGGCGCGGGGAGTCCGGGGGGCGGGTGGGGTCCGCGGTCCGCGGCGCCGGGCGCCGATGTC
This is a stretch of genomic DNA from Streptomyces sp. NBC_00536. It encodes these proteins:
- the rsmI gene encoding 16S rRNA (cytidine(1402)-2'-O)-methyltransferase, with amino-acid sequence MTTAQPRATEAAHPTTDPAGVLVLAGTPIGDLADAPPRLATELERADVIAAEDTRRLRRLTQGLGVHTTGRVLSYFEGNESARTPELVEALLAGSRVLLVTDAGMPSVSDPGYRLVAAAVEKDIKVTAVPGPSAVLTALAMSGLPVDRFCFEGFLPRKAGERLSRLREVEGERRTLVYFEAPHRLDDTLAAMAEVFGPDRRAAVCRELTKTYEEVKRGGLAALAEWAAEGVRGEITVVVEGAPDAAPGDIDADELVRRVQVREEAGERRKEAIAAVAAEAGVPKREVFDAVVAAKNAAQKVPSVGKELG
- a CDS encoding TatD family hydrolase, giving the protein MSASPASPSPASPSSRSDRSDRDTPPPLPEPLRVAVADSHTHLDMQSGTVEEALRKAASVGVTTVVQVGCDVKGSRWAAETAAAYENIHAAVALHPNEAPRIVHGDPDGWSRQGARPGGGEAALDEALAEIEALAALDHVKAVGETGLDYFRTGPEGMAAQERSFRAHIEIAKRQGKALVIHDREAHADVLRVLREEGAPERTVFHCYSGDAEMARECAAAGYFMSFAGTVTFKNAAALREAVAVAPAELLLVETDAPYLTPAPYRGRPNAPYLIPLTVRAMAAARGIDEDTMAKALATNTARAFGY